The Saprospiraceae bacterium genome includes a window with the following:
- a CDS encoding DUF554 domain-containing protein — protein sequence MLSQNKFFISNWPLGTFINMFTVAVGSIIGVTLQQLFPPEIQNIVFQAVGLGTILIGIKMALRLPDGYMLIFIFSLITGGIMGQLLGIDIILNDLSESLKRLISNNDGRFSEGLITAFLLFCIGSMTIVGALEEGLENKRELLYVKSALDGFTSIALASTYGIGVLFSIIPMFIFQGGITILASRLRTILNKNVVDAISSVGGILILGISVNLLNLGKINLENLLPSLLMVVIFVRILKRKDSVSQPTLERFN from the coding sequence ATGTTGTCTCAAAATAAATTCTTCATTTCAAATTGGCCTTTGGGTACATTTATAAATATGTTTACGGTGGCCGTTGGAAGTATAATCGGGGTCACTTTACAACAACTTTTTCCACCTGAAATTCAGAATATTGTTTTTCAGGCAGTCGGTCTCGGAACTATTCTGATCGGTATCAAAATGGCATTGAGACTTCCTGACGGATATATGCTGATATTTATTTTCAGTCTTATAACGGGAGGAATTATGGGTCAGCTTTTGGGTATAGATATCATTTTAAATGATCTTTCTGAAAGTCTGAAAAGATTAATCAGTAATAATGACGGTAGATTTTCTGAAGGGCTTATTACGGCTTTTTTACTTTTTTGCATCGGTTCTATGACGATAGTTGGTGCGTTGGAAGAAGGACTTGAAAATAAAAGAGAACTTTTATATGTAAAATCCGCTTTAGATGGATTTACTTCCATTGCACTTGCGTCAACATATGGCATCGGTGTATTATTTTCGATCATACCGATGTTTATTTTTCAGGGCGGTATAACAATATTAGCTTCGCGACTCAGGACAATACTCAATAAAAATGTGGTAGATGCCATCAGTTCAGTGGGTGGAATACTAATATTGGGAATATCTGTAAATCTACTCAACCTTGGAAAAATTAATCTTGAAAATCTTTTGCCTTCCTTACTGATGGTCGTCATATTTGTCAGAATTCTGAAACGAAAAGACAGTGTTTCACAACCTACCCTTGAAAGATTCAATTAA
- a CDS encoding chorismate mutase codes for MNHQEKIRVAIQGYEGSFHHVASLRYWGKQETEVIPADSFDDMAKFLKKDQADIAVMAIENSIAGTILQNYRILRENGFWVNGDIYLRIRHHLLTVQNATLEDIREVASHPMAINQCREFLRNFPHWKLLESEDTALSAKIVAQKAKISKACIASEEAAKIHGLKILKEGIETSKSNYTRFFIVSPGKTPIPPDANKASVYIRIPDRKGQLLKVLEVIQHHNLNMSKLQSFPVVGSFREYFFHLDIEFEHISQYAGLKEDLLNLTFEYDELGIYKSADISDILKNHNQLYTEI; via the coding sequence ATGAATCATCAGGAAAAAATAAGGGTTGCGATACAAGGATATGAAGGATCGTTTCACCACGTTGCTTCACTCCGATATTGGGGCAAACAGGAGACAGAAGTTATCCCGGCTGATTCATTTGATGATATGGCAAAGTTTCTTAAAAAAGATCAGGCAGACATTGCAGTGATGGCTATAGAAAATTCTATTGCGGGTACCATCCTTCAAAACTATCGGATACTGCGAGAAAATGGTTTTTGGGTAAATGGGGATATTTACTTAAGAATCAGGCATCATTTGCTTACCGTTCAAAATGCAACATTGGAAGATATCAGGGAAGTAGCTTCTCATCCTATGGCTATCAATCAGTGTCGTGAGTTTCTTCGCAACTTTCCTCACTGGAAGCTTCTGGAGTCAGAAGATACGGCACTGAGTGCAAAGATTGTGGCTCAGAAAGCTAAAATTTCTAAAGCATGCATTGCTTCCGAAGAAGCTGCTAAAATTCATGGCTTAAAGATACTAAAGGAAGGAATTGAAACCAGTAAATCCAATTATACCAGATTTTTTATAGTATCTCCAGGAAAAACACCTATTCCTCCGGATGCCAATAAGGCCTCTGTATATATCAGAATTCCGGATAGAAAAGGTCAACTATTAAAAGTACTGGAAGTTATCCAACATCATAATCTGAACATGAGCAAACTTCAGTCATTTCCTGTAGTGGGCAGTTTCAGAGAGTATTTTTTTCATTTGGATATTGAATTTGAACACATCAGTCAGTATGCAGGTCTGAAAGAAGATTTGCTAAATCTGACTTTCGAATATGATGAATTGGGAATATACAAAAGTGCGGATATTTCTGACATTTTAAAAAACCATAACCAACTGTATACAGAGATATGA
- a CDS encoding aminotransferase class I/II-fold pyridoxal phosphate-dependent enzyme has translation MIIPTSNRLAQVSSYYFAQKLAEIDTMNQDGGRPVINLGIGSPDFLPADEVIQKLREAVTQKDAHKYQSYKGIPSLRNAFANWYKKHFDVIVMPDKEILPLIGSKEGVMHISMTFVNPGDHVLVPDPGYPSYAACTRLAGGIPVIMPLHEHLGWKPDLDALRKTDLSKVKLMWVNYPNMPTGAKADKTFFQELVNFAIENGILLCHDNPYVFLLNDNPLSIFNAEGAKACAIELLSLSKCYNMAGWRVGAVTGDKSFIDAVMTFKSNMDSGMFRPLQEAAVVALGLGRDWIDNLNNSYQLRKAEAIRLFKLLDLEFSEDGAGLFLWGKIKGNQVDSEILSEKILQKCRVFITPGHVFGTQGDRFLRISLCSPESEISEAIHRIEDTISKNEFVISKDMSI, from the coding sequence ATGATAATACCAACATCCAACAGGCTGGCACAAGTTTCAAGTTATTATTTTGCTCAAAAACTGGCAGAGATAGATACAATGAATCAGGATGGCGGACGACCTGTCATAAATCTTGGAATAGGCAGTCCTGATTTTTTACCCGCTGATGAAGTAATACAAAAATTGCGTGAAGCTGTTACACAAAAAGATGCGCATAAATATCAATCTTACAAAGGCATACCCTCTCTGCGAAATGCCTTTGCAAATTGGTACAAAAAACATTTTGATGTTATCGTCATGCCCGACAAAGAAATATTGCCTTTAATAGGATCAAAAGAAGGCGTAATGCACATCAGTATGACATTTGTCAATCCGGGCGATCACGTATTAGTGCCTGATCCGGGCTATCCGTCTTATGCTGCCTGCACACGACTGGCTGGCGGAATACCTGTAATCATGCCATTGCATGAGCATTTAGGATGGAAGCCAGACCTTGATGCTTTACGAAAGACTGATTTAAGTAAAGTCAAGTTAATGTGGGTTAATTATCCCAACATGCCCACAGGAGCAAAAGCCGATAAAACATTTTTTCAGGAACTTGTAAATTTTGCAATTGAAAATGGAATCCTGCTTTGTCATGACAATCCTTATGTATTTTTGTTAAACGACAACCCTCTTAGCATCTTTAATGCCGAAGGTGCAAAAGCATGTGCCATTGAATTATTGTCTCTCAGCAAATGTTATAATATGGCAGGATGGCGAGTTGGTGCAGTGACAGGCGACAAATCATTTATAGATGCTGTTATGACTTTTAAAAGTAATATGGATTCAGGGATGTTCAGACCATTGCAGGAAGCGGCAGTAGTTGCACTTGGATTGGGCCGGGACTGGATTGACAATCTCAATAATAGTTATCAGTTGAGAAAAGCAGAAGCAATAAGACTTTTCAAACTGCTTGATCTGGAATTTTCAGAAGATGGCGCAGGTCTTTTTTTATGGGGAAAAATAAAAGGCAATCAGGTGGATAGTGAAATATTGTCTGAAAAGATATTACAAAAATGCAGAGTGTTTATTACACCCGGGCATGTATTTGGTACCCAGGGTGACCGGTTTCTCCGTATATCCCTTTGTAGTCCGGAAAGTGAAATATCAGAAGCAATCCATCGAATCGAAGATACAATCAGTAAAAATGAATTTGTAATCTCAAAAGATATGTCAATATGA
- a CDS encoding prephenate dehydrogenase encodes MKITVIGLGLIGGSVALDLKSQLNVIVHGVDNSESHRIQAKELELVHQITDLNEGVKGADIIVIAIPVDKTEKLLSEILDRIEKHTVVIDMGSTKSKICHTVREHKNRGQFVAAHPLAGTEFSGPSAAIKGLFQNRRNIICEAEKSDPDALELALKFFKSLGLTTRFMDPEDHDRHLAYVSHLSHVSSFILGQTVLDIEKDEKEIFNLAGTGFASTVRLAKSNPITWSAIFMKNKNNLIKALDSYIENLKAFRDLLEREDTKGCEQIMTYSNSLKNILKS; translated from the coding sequence ATGAAAATAACAGTAATCGGATTAGGATTGATAGGAGGATCTGTTGCATTGGACTTAAAGTCCCAGCTAAATGTTATTGTACATGGTGTGGACAATTCAGAATCCCATAGAATTCAGGCTAAGGAACTTGAACTTGTGCATCAGATAACTGACCTGAACGAAGGAGTTAAAGGTGCTGATATTATAGTGATTGCAATACCCGTTGATAAAACAGAAAAGCTGTTATCTGAAATATTGGATCGCATCGAAAAACATACAGTCGTCATCGACATGGGATCTACCAAATCAAAGATATGCCATACAGTGAGAGAGCATAAAAACAGGGGGCAGTTTGTAGCGGCGCATCCACTTGCAGGTACAGAATTCTCAGGCCCATCCGCTGCGATAAAAGGATTATTTCAAAACCGGAGAAACATCATTTGCGAAGCTGAGAAGTCAGATCCTGATGCCCTGGAGCTGGCCTTAAAGTTTTTTAAAAGTCTGGGATTAACTACACGATTTATGGATCCTGAAGATCATGACAGACATTTGGCGTATGTGTCGCACCTGTCACATGTGAGCTCATTTATTTTAGGTCAGACAGTATTGGATATTGAAAAAGATGAAAAAGAAATTTTCAATCTGGCGGGTACCGGATTTGCCAGCACAGTCCGCTTAGCTAAAAGTAATCCCATCACCTGGTCTGCTATATTTATGAAAAATAAAAATAATCTCATTAAAGCCTTGGATAGTTATATTGAAAATTTAAAAGCTTTTAGAGATCTGTTGGAAAGAGAAGACACTAAAGGTTGTGAGCAAATAATGACTTACAGCAATTCATTAAAAAATATTCTAAAATCCTGA
- a CDS encoding bifunctional 3-deoxy-7-phosphoheptulonate synthase/chorismate mutase type II has protein sequence MNDNLLIKNKKPLLIAGPCSAETEEQVLQTATRLFRTGKVDIYRAGIWKPRTRPGAFEGVGTKGLPWLQKVKEVTGLPVAVEVAKASHVERCLEFGIDILWIGARTTVNPFAVQEIADALKGVQIPVILKNPINPDLSLWLGGMERLQNAGLTQLGAIHRGFSFAGEKIYRNRPQWQIAIDFKTSMPDIPMINDPSHICGRRDLLQRVAQKAMDLNFDGLMIETHITPDTAWSDAAQQITPEVYGQMISELIIREYKAGEIQEKSTLDRLRKQIDMIDEEIMNTLASRMKIAKEIGLYKKENNMTILQTERWKEVLQKFIERGTQSGLSEEFITRIIKSIHDESIEQQEKVMGEE, from the coding sequence ATGAATGACAATTTATTGATAAAAAACAAAAAACCACTTCTCATCGCAGGACCTTGCAGCGCAGAAACAGAAGAACAGGTATTGCAGACAGCAACAAGATTATTCAGAACCGGTAAAGTTGATATCTATCGTGCCGGAATCTGGAAACCCCGTACCCGTCCCGGTGCATTCGAAGGTGTAGGAACCAAAGGATTACCATGGCTCCAAAAAGTCAAAGAAGTAACAGGATTACCGGTTGCAGTAGAAGTGGCTAAAGCTTCACATGTAGAACGTTGTCTTGAATTTGGCATTGATATTTTATGGATCGGAGCACGTACCACTGTCAATCCATTTGCAGTACAGGAAATTGCAGATGCATTGAAAGGGGTGCAAATTCCGGTCATTCTCAAGAATCCTATCAATCCGGACTTATCGCTTTGGCTCGGCGGAATGGAACGACTACAAAATGCGGGTCTTACACAATTGGGTGCTATCCATCGGGGATTTTCTTTTGCAGGTGAAAAAATTTACCGCAACCGACCGCAATGGCAGATAGCTATAGACTTTAAAACTTCCATGCCGGATATTCCGATGATCAATGACCCAAGTCATATTTGCGGGAGACGTGACTTATTGCAAAGGGTAGCTCAGAAAGCAATGGACCTGAATTTCGATGGGTTGATGATAGAAACACATATTACACCGGATACCGCCTGGAGTGATGCTGCTCAACAGATCACACCCGAAGTATATGGACAGATGATATCTGAACTTATCATCAGAGAGTATAAAGCCGGTGAGATTCAGGAAAAATCCACTTTGGACAGGTTGCGAAAACAAATTGACATGATAGATGAAGAAATCATGAATACCCTCGCCAGCAGAATGAAAATAGCCAAAGAAATAGGCTTGTACAAAAAAGAAAATAATATGACCATCCTACAGACAGAAAGATGGAAAGAAGTGTTGCAGAAGTTTATTGAAAGAGGAACTCAAAGCGGTCTCAGCGAAGAATTTATCACACGTATCATAAAGTCAATCCATGACGAAAGTATAGAACAACAGGAAAAAGTGATGGGAGAAGAGTGA
- a CDS encoding TonB-dependent receptor: MNRIKFLFLIAYLILSQTIFSQADQWYNIRGTVKDEVTQQALIGALVYVVNYESQSTITDENGDFRIEALPLGRHSLQVSYLGYVAYVSNIEIKSGKELVLNIDMKEESKTLDEVVITARAEKSKPVNSLAYASTRTFSVEESSKFAGAVDDPARMAQSFAGVVPTDDGSNYVSIRGNHPSGLLYRMEGIDIPNPNHFGDVASSGGGVSVLSSQMMANSDFSTGAFSAEYGNALGGIFDLKLRKGNNNKTEYTFKAGFLGMEAAIEGPFSKKYKGSYLINYRYSTLSLIDKLGVNLSGVINYSDLSYHINLPLNKGGHFSLFGLNGWSDQGIDETLEDIDEEKGVLDHRFDGKFLSNMSVNGAKYTVSTNKNGFLSAILAYSTTKNAYQEDVNTVFRDYTFFSKFNLDNKVNKLSGAINYTQKINPNLVLKSGFYYDNMGYQTTYNEYANADEFTNLINNADNTSLVRAYSQMQYRINDKWSSNFGIHYAHFLLNNKQVVEPRGNIQYTINQRSNIALAYGRHSQVQPLIVYFLKGEDGSLVNKDLDFTKAHHLVLTYNFDINTHTRIKSELYYQHLTDVAVGLGENSNFAMVNQQYFIPDFALVNEGKGKNMGVELTLERFLHNNWYYIVTASVFDANYKTPTTDWLNTRYNAQYSSVITIGKEWVVGKSKRNTLGFNIKNAIVGGQWDTPIDRAASQLAKEEIRDESKPFSVQLRDYYKLDVGVKYKRNKKKFTSTLSLDLMNATNSRNVGGITYDIQNDKMNEWTMMPFVPVLAYKVEF, from the coding sequence ATGAATCGTATTAAATTTTTATTTTTAATAGCCTATCTGATTTTAAGTCAGACCATATTTTCACAAGCAGATCAATGGTACAATATCCGTGGTACTGTAAAAGATGAAGTCACCCAACAAGCACTTATCGGTGCACTCGTTTATGTTGTTAATTATGAAAGTCAATCTACCATCACAGACGAAAATGGCGACTTCCGCATCGAAGCGCTGCCTTTAGGTAGACATAGTTTGCAAGTGTCTTATCTGGGATATGTAGCTTATGTGTCCAATATTGAGATCAAAAGCGGTAAAGAACTGGTGTTGAATATAGACATGAAAGAAGAGTCTAAGACACTCGATGAAGTGGTGATTACAGCCCGGGCAGAAAAATCCAAACCAGTCAATTCATTGGCTTATGCGAGTACGCGGACATTCTCGGTGGAAGAAAGCAGCAAGTTTGCTGGTGCAGTGGACGATCCTGCACGTATGGCGCAGTCATTTGCTGGCGTCGTACCTACCGATGATGGTAGCAATTATGTGTCCATCCGGGGAAATCATCCTTCCGGCCTACTCTACAGGATGGAAGGGATTGATATTCCTAACCCTAATCATTTCGGAGATGTGGCTTCATCGGGTGGTGGCGTGTCTGTCTTATCTTCACAAATGATGGCCAATTCTGATTTTTCTACGGGTGCTTTTTCTGCGGAATATGGCAATGCCTTAGGTGGTATTTTTGACCTTAAATTGCGAAAAGGAAACAATAACAAAACGGAATATACTTTCAAAGCTGGATTCTTGGGTATGGAAGCGGCAATAGAAGGTCCATTCAGCAAAAAATATAAAGGTTCGTATCTCATAAATTATAGATATTCTACTTTGTCACTTATTGATAAATTGGGTGTGAACCTGAGCGGCGTGATCAATTACAGTGATCTTTCTTATCACATCAATTTGCCACTAAACAAAGGTGGACATTTTTCACTCTTTGGGCTCAATGGGTGGAGTGATCAAGGCATCGATGAGACGCTAGAAGATATTGATGAAGAGAAGGGAGTACTTGACCATAGATTTGATGGAAAATTTTTGAGCAATATGTCAGTAAATGGTGCAAAATATACCGTTTCGACCAATAAAAATGGATTTCTGAGTGCGATATTGGCTTATTCCACGACTAAAAATGCTTATCAGGAAGATGTCAATACGGTGTTCAGAGATTATACCTTTTTCAGCAAATTTAATCTTGACAATAAAGTCAATAAACTTTCAGGAGCAATTAATTATACTCAAAAGATCAACCCGAATCTTGTTTTGAAAAGTGGTTTTTATTATGACAATATGGGTTATCAAACCACATATAATGAATATGCGAATGCCGATGAATTTACCAACTTAATCAATAATGCGGACAATACCTCTTTGGTTCGTGCTTACTCGCAAATGCAATATCGCATCAATGATAAATGGTCGTCCAATTTCGGGATACATTATGCCCATTTTCTACTCAACAACAAACAAGTCGTCGAACCAAGAGGTAATATACAATATACGATCAATCAAAGGTCAAACATCGCTTTGGCTTATGGCAGACATAGTCAGGTTCAACCTTTAATCGTTTATTTCCTGAAAGGTGAAGATGGTAGTTTAGTCAATAAAGATTTGGACTTTACGAAGGCGCACCATCTGGTTTTGACTTACAATTTTGATATTAATACACATACACGTATTAAGTCGGAGTTGTATTATCAGCATCTAACAGACGTAGCTGTTGGACTGGGAGAAAACAGCAATTTTGCCATGGTAAACCAACAATATTTTATACCTGATTTTGCATTGGTTAATGAAGGAAAAGGAAAAAACATGGGTGTAGAACTCACCTTGGAGCGTTTTTTACACAATAATTGGTACTACATCGTGACGGCTTCTGTCTTTGATGCTAATTACAAAACACCTACTACAGATTGGCTCAATACTCGGTATAATGCACAATATTCTTCTGTCATCACCATAGGGAAGGAATGGGTTGTAGGTAAAAGCAAAAGAAATACCTTAGGTTTTAATATTAAAAATGCCATCGTTGGAGGACAGTGGGATACACCAATTGATAGAGCAGCATCGCAGCTTGCCAAAGAAGAAATTCGCGACGAAAGCAAACCTTTTTCAGTCCAACTAAGAGATTATTACAAACTAGATGTAGGTGTAAAATACAAAAGAAATAAAAAGAAATTTACATCCACACTTTCTCTTGATCTCATGAATGCAACCAATAGTCGAAATGTAGGCGGCATCACTTATGATATCCAAAACGACAAAATGAATGAGTGGACCATGATGCCTTTTGTACCTGTGTTAGCTTACAAAGTGGAGTTTTGA
- a CDS encoding RNA polymerase sigma-70 factor produces the protein MNQSVEITYIQHHKNIQNKMYVKHKDMNDKIKQIQEVKSVDNSTFEQLFTDHYDALYRYCQTMVKDQNDTEDIIQSVFMDLWNDRQKLVIHTSIKAYLFKAIYFKCMNKIKHDKVAFKYSNTVLNAENTTATDTLIIQEIAAKITETIESLPEQCRKIFSMSRMDGLRYNEIAEKLNLSPKTIENQIGKALKTMRVALSEYIQIIVFTILTYL, from the coding sequence ATGAATCAATCAGTAGAAATCACGTACATTCAACATCATAAAAACATACAGAATAAGATGTACGTTAAGCATAAGGATATGAACGATAAGATCAAACAAATACAAGAAGTAAAATCTGTAGACAATTCCACTTTTGAGCAGTTGTTTACGGATCATTACGATGCTTTGTACCGATATTGTCAGACAATGGTCAAAGATCAAAATGATACTGAAGATATTATACAATCTGTTTTTATGGACTTGTGGAATGATAGACAAAAATTAGTCATACACACATCAATAAAGGCCTATCTCTTTAAAGCTATTTACTTCAAGTGTATGAATAAAATCAAACACGATAAAGTGGCTTTCAAATATTCAAATACAGTTTTAAATGCTGAAAATACAACAGCAACAGACACACTAATCATTCAGGAAATCGCTGCCAAAATAACGGAAACCATCGAAAGTCTCCCTGAACAGTGTCGCAAAATATTCTCCATGAGTAGAATGGACGGACTTAGGTATAATGAGATAGCAGAAAAACTAAATCTATCACCCAAAACTATTGAAAACCAAATAGGTAAAGCACTTAAGACAATGAGAGTCGCTTTGTCAGAATATATCCAAATCATTGTCTTCACGATATTAACATACTTATAA
- a CDS encoding FecR domain-containing protein: MDQYNYSMDDLISKYLCGEATPDEAIKLEEWKQISKENQLYFDNMQQAFLMVSNVEWSAPDKKAAWQKFNAKPKPSTKIGWMYGLAAALVVGLLSVFFLMKNDKRPLELIANATAVTQSLSDQSEVTLQANSKISYEDGFGTEHRKLKLSGKGKFTVTHNDNLPFIIESNGVFIEDLGTVFSVESVPDSDTVYVVVNEGIVRLYDEYGSEIIIKAGEKAWYIRSQKNIITDLETKVLKFDFKNTRLAEVIALIEETYLVNIKLDPAAIGECKITTQFFDEEVATIITVIAETLGFKYEYQDHHYKITGKPCQ; this comes from the coding sequence ATGGACCAATATAATTATAGCATGGATGATCTCATCAGCAAATATCTTTGTGGTGAAGCAACGCCTGATGAAGCGATAAAACTGGAAGAGTGGAAACAAATCTCCAAGGAAAATCAATTGTATTTTGACAATATGCAGCAGGCATTTTTGATGGTTTCTAATGTAGAATGGTCTGCACCTGATAAAAAAGCTGCTTGGCAAAAGTTCAATGCTAAACCAAAACCAAGCACTAAAATTGGATGGATGTATGGATTAGCAGCTGCATTAGTTGTTGGGCTTTTGTCAGTATTTTTCCTAATGAAGAATGATAAAAGGCCTTTGGAATTGATAGCCAATGCAACTGCTGTCACCCAATCGCTTTCTGACCAAAGTGAAGTGACCTTGCAAGCAAATAGCAAAATCAGTTATGAAGATGGTTTTGGTACCGAGCATCGAAAGCTAAAATTGAGTGGTAAAGGCAAATTTACAGTGACGCACAATGACAATTTGCCATTCATCATCGAGTCTAATGGCGTTTTTATTGAAGATCTAGGTACCGTGTTTAGTGTAGAAAGTGTGCCTGATTCCGATACCGTTTACGTAGTAGTTAATGAAGGAATAGTCCGTCTGTATGACGAATATGGCAGCGAGATCATTATCAAAGCCGGAGAAAAAGCGTGGTACATTCGCTCACAAAAGAACATCATTACAGATTTGGAGACCAAAGTATTAAAGTTTGACTTTAAGAATACACGCTTGGCGGAAGTAATTGCTTTGATCGAGGAAACATATCTGGTAAATATAAAATTAGATCCTGCGGCAATAGGCGAATGTAAAATCACCACACAGTTTTTTGACGAAGAAGTAGCTACTATCATCACCGTCATAGCCGAAACATTAGGTTTTAAGTATGAATACCAGGACCATCACTATAAAATAACAGGAAAGCCATGTCAATAA
- a CDS encoding carboxypeptidase-like regulatory domain-containing protein: MSIRIFISMLTLLVWNVSHSQSDINQEVTLQYNNTPANVIFRDIQNQTGMVFSYSEFQDHQQMSIQVIKKPLKDVLPILESTLNIHITIKDKYIIVKPGKDSSNKEMSINGTITDPNSNEPLSDASIYVKKHKILVNSDKKGRFAFNVPSSAKHVKINIAKENYLDTSVVIIASRSQTLHIKMRSFPRQRISEFDSLTKREIQLGSISDNKIPTAPAISQPTFNQNFWNKQKAKNVNLININDTIFNSFSVSLLPPISTNKLLSFHTRNTISLNIIGGHSKGLNGVELGGVYNYDDGDVYGVQAAGVLNIVSEDVVGTQISGVMNAVKGNVKGVQIAGVINNNDSITDGIQISGVYQKTHTLRGLQIGGLYNRAVKATGGQISGLLNTVDSSTTFLQIAGLYNHGANIRGVQISGLVNTCDTLEGLQIGIFNRANHVKKGLSIGLINYVKNGYHKLEFSHNDLGTTSIGYRSGWAPLHMHYFGGVNLVNKDLRFFQAGMGIASSLPLTKTIHFEADANIRNTHDFNDFSSWDFNMHNQLMLGLSWQPFKKIGIRTGITLNHLWYNNNVDVNNHLASLIDNVVYEKDGPERNHKMWIGWHVGLLLF; this comes from the coding sequence ATGTCAATAAGAATCTTCATCAGTATGCTGACTTTATTGGTATGGAATGTCTCCCACAGTCAATCAGATATAAACCAAGAAGTCACTCTCCAGTATAATAATACGCCTGCGAATGTTATCTTTCGAGATATTCAGAATCAAACAGGAATGGTCTTTTCTTACAGTGAATTTCAAGACCATCAGCAAATGTCTATTCAGGTTATTAAAAAACCTTTGAAAGATGTGTTGCCAATCTTGGAGTCAACATTAAATATCCATATCACGATCAAGGATAAATATATCATCGTAAAACCTGGTAAAGATAGCTCAAACAAAGAAATGAGCATAAATGGAACCATCACTGATCCAAATTCAAACGAACCACTCAGTGACGCCAGTATTTATGTCAAAAAACATAAGATTTTGGTCAATTCTGATAAAAAAGGCAGATTTGCCTTTAATGTTCCATCCAGTGCCAAACATGTAAAAATCAATATTGCAAAAGAGAATTACCTGGACACTTCTGTGGTCATTATAGCTTCTCGAAGTCAAACGTTACATATCAAAATGCGTTCGTTTCCAAGGCAAAGAATCTCTGAATTTGACTCATTGACAAAAAGAGAAATACAACTTGGATCAATATCGGACAATAAAATTCCCACTGCACCAGCAATTTCTCAACCTACTTTTAATCAAAATTTCTGGAATAAACAAAAAGCTAAAAATGTCAACTTGATTAATATCAACGATACTATTTTTAATAGCTTCTCAGTCTCTTTGCTGCCACCAATCAGTACCAATAAATTGCTTTCTTTCCACACAAGAAATACCATTTCCCTTAATATTATCGGTGGGCATTCAAAAGGCTTAAACGGTGTGGAATTGGGTGGCGTCTATAATTATGATGATGGCGATGTTTATGGTGTACAAGCAGCAGGAGTACTCAATATTGTGTCAGAAGATGTAGTAGGTACACAAATCAGTGGTGTCATGAATGCCGTAAAAGGAAATGTCAAAGGTGTCCAAATAGCTGGAGTGATCAATAACAATGACAGTATCACGGATGGCATCCAAATCTCAGGTGTCTATCAGAAAACGCATACGCTTCGCGGACTTCAGATCGGTGGTTTGTACAATCGGGCAGTCAAAGCCACAGGTGGTCAGATCAGTGGTTTGCTCAATACGGTGGACAGCTCCACCACTTTCCTACAGATAGCAGGATTGTACAATCATGGTGCTAACATCCGAGGTGTGCAAATTTCAGGCTTGGTCAATACTTGCGACACGCTTGAAGGTCTTCAAATTGGTATTTTCAATCGGGCCAATCATGTCAAAAAAGGATTGTCTATCGGGTTGATCAATTATGTAAAAAATGGATACCACAAATTGGAGTTTTCGCACAATGATTTAGGCACAACATCTATAGGCTACCGTTCGGGTTGGGCGCCATTGCACATGCATTATTTTGGTGGTGTCAATTTGGTTAATAAAGATCTGCGTTTTTTTCAGGCAGGTATGGGTATTGCTAGTTCCCTTCCATTAACCAAAACGATCCATTTTGAAGCGGATGCCAATATTCGCAACACACATGACTTTAATGATTTTTCGTCTTGGGATTTCAATATGCACAATCAGTTGATGTTAGGTCTTTCCTGGCAACCATTCAAAAAAATAGGTATCAGAACGGGCATCACACTCAATCACCTTTGGTACAATAACAATGTAGATGTTAATAATCACCTAGCTTCATTGATAGATAATGTTGTATATGAAAAAGATGGTCCAGAGCGCAATCACAAGATGTGGATAGGATGGCATGTAGGTTTGTTGTTGTTCTGA